A window of the Henckelia pumila isolate YLH828 chromosome 3, ASM3356847v2, whole genome shotgun sequence genome harbors these coding sequences:
- the LOC140889271 gene encoding uncharacterized protein encodes MDKAWMSKNRLSHEYEVGVESFLQFAMQNANDPNEIPCPCTRCGNLQMKDVRTIRAHLCSNGMDLTYHTWIWHGERSTVKNPMNDSDQVGPDEHKYFAEETIDMVHDAYDSYAENPSQFHKILEDAEKPLYSGCTKFTKLTALVKLFNLKAKYSWSDKSFTDLLSLLGEMLPDHNELPLSYYDAKKSFSALGMNYVKIHACPNDCILYRKEFEDLSNCPICGMSRWKLGNNSVVNEGTPAKVLWYFPPIPRFQRLFRNKEVSKELTWHADKRICDGYLRHPADSPAWKVVDHKWPDFASE; translated from the coding sequence ATGGACAAAGCTTGGATGTCAAAGAACAGATTATCACATGAATATGAGGTTGGGGTAGAATCTTTTCTGCAATTTGCAATGCAAAATGCCAACGATCCAAATGAAATACCTTGCCCCTGCACAAGATGTGGTAATCTACAGATGAAAGATGTTCGCACTATAAGGGCACATTTGTGTTCTAATGGCATGGATTTAACATATCATACATGGATTTGGCACGGGGAAAGATCTACGGTCAAGAACCCAATGAATGATAGTGATCAAGTAGGACCAGATGAACACAAATATTTTGCCGAGGAAACTATAGATATGGTACATGATGCATATGATAGCTATGCTGAGAATCCAAGCCAATTTCATAAGATACTTGAAGATGCCGAGAAACCTTTATACTCTGGATGCACAAAATTTACAAAGTTAACAGCACttgtgaaattatttaatttgaaagcAAAATATAGTTGGAGCGATAAAAGTTTCACTGACTTGCTAAGTTTGTTAGGAGAAATGCTTCCTGATCACAATGAATTGCCTTTATCCTACTATGATGCAAAGAAAAGCTTCAGTGCATTAggaatgaattatgtgaaaataCATGCTTGCCCTAATGATTGTATCTTGTACCGGAAAGAGTTTGAGGACTTGTCCAATTGTCCTATTTGCGGTATGTCTAGGTGGAAGTTGGGTAATAATTCTGTGGTGAATGAAGGTACTCCTGCAAAGGTTCTTTGGTACTTCCCACCTATTCCTAGATTTCAAAGATTATTTCGGAACAAAGAGGTGTCTAAAGAGTTAACTTGgcatgctgataaaagaatttGTGATGGATACTTGCGTCATCCAGCTGATTCGCCGGCTTGGAAAGTAGTGGATCACAAATGGCCGGATTTTGCATCGGAGTAA
- the LOC140889272 gene encoding uncharacterized protein: MSSAYSCWPVVMITYNLPPWLCMKRKFMMLTLLISGPKQPGNDIDVYLAPLVDDLKCLWEIGVDAYDAYRKEYFSLRVVLLWTINDFPAYGNMSGCVVKGYQACPICGEETYSTRLKHSRKMSYTGHRRFLPRNHPYRRQKKAFNGKQEFNPAPKPLTGLEVLERVDKINYHAGKMSGKLQRKELETKSCWKRKSIFFELEYWKHLHVRHMLDVMHIEKNVCESLIGTLLNVPGKTKDGVAARLDLVEMNVRTDLAPKTEENRTFLPAACFTLSRTEKRKLCNSLFGMKVPTGYSSNVKNMVSMKDLKLVGLKSHDYHTLMQQLFPIAIRDVLPKHVRDTIIRLCGFFNVLCNKVIDVSKLDGLQREIVTLLCMLEKYFPPSFFDIMVHLTVHLVREVKLCGPVWYRQMYPFERFMKILKGYVRNRNRPEGCIAECYVAEEAVEFCSDYMSNVHTIGIPTRHRQLQLTRPLSGAVVYSTSLDELHQAHRYVLENDVDVDPYIEEHMTFLNEKFPNKAKSKKWLQDEHNRAFANWLRDRVGSGFGHSTCQISERLKWIACGPSNQVLKYSSYLIDGVTYHTKECDDRRVVQNSGVSLIAKTMQVVSAKDKHPVVSDMIFFGVIQEIWVLDYHKYQVPMFKCNWVDNNNGIKVDDLGFMLVNLKRVGFKSDSFILASQAKQVFYIEDPQDPTWHVVLTTPTKEYIEFISEDVLENSVIHYQSFTRGFLPMEPLDVDEKDENEPPCIREDCDGTWVDNA; the protein is encoded by the exons ATGAGTTCTGCATATAGCTGTTGGCCAGTTGTGATGATCACTTACAACCTTCCTCCATGGTTGTGTATGAAGAGAAAATTTATGATGCTGACTTTATTGATTTCTGGACCCAAACAACCTGGAAATGATATTGACGTTTATTTAGCACCTCTAGTTGATGACTTAAAATGTTTATGGGAGATAGGTGTTGATGCATATGATGCATATCGGAAAGAATATTTCTCGCTCAGAGTTGTCTTACTATGGACAATCAATGATTTTCCTGCTTATGGGAACATGTCAGGTTGTGTTGTGAAAGGATATCAAGCATGCCCTATCTGTGGGGAAGAAACATATTCGACCAGGTTGAAGCATAGTAGAAAAATGTCATATACAGGTCATCGAAGGTTTCTTCCTAGAAATCATCCTTACCGAAGGCAAAAAAAAGCTTTTAATGGGAAACAAGAGTTTAACCCCGCACCAAAACCATTAACTGGGCTTGAAGTGTTGGAAAGAGTTGATAAGATTAACTATCATGCGGGAAAAATGAGTGGGAAGCTTCAGCGCAAGGAGTTGGAAACAAAATCATGTTGGAAAAGAAAATCCATATTCTTTGAACTAGAGTATTGGAAACATCTACATGTTCGACATATGCTTGATGTGATGCACATTGAAAAAAATGTTTGTGAAAGTCTTATTGGTACGCTACTTAATGTTCCAGGAAAAACAAAGGATGGGGTAGCCGCTAGACTAGACCTTGTGGAGATGAATGTGAGGACTGATTTGGCACCAAAGACGGAGGAGAATAGAACTTTTTTGCCAGCAGCTTGTTTTACACTAAGTAGGACTGAGAAAAGAAAACTTTGCAATTCTTTGTTTGGAATGAAAGTCCCGACAGGTTACTCCTCCAATGTTAAAAATATGGTGTCAATGAAGGACTTAAAACTTGTTGGCCTCAAGTCACATGACTACCACACTTTGATGCAACAATTGTTTCCAATCGCCATCCGCGATGTCTTGCCTAAACATGTTAGAGATACTATCATCCGGTTGTGTGGGTTCTTCAATGTTTTATGCAATAAAGTGATAGATGTCTCAAAGTTGGATGGTCTGCAAAGAGAGATTGTTACCCTATTGTGTatgcttgaaaaatattttccaccatcGTTTTTCGATATAATGGTTCATTTAACTGTCCATCTTGTGCGGGAGGTAAAATTGTGTGGACCTGTTTGGTATAGGCAGATGTACCCATTTGAAAGATTCATGAAGATCTTGAAAGGCTATGTGCGAAATCGCAATCGGCCGGAAGGGTGTATAGCCGAATGTTACGTTGCTGAAGAGGCTGTGGAATTTTGCTCCGACTACATGTCTAACGTTCATACAATTGGGATCCCAACAAGGCATCGACAATTACAACTTACTAGGCCTTTATCTGGTGCCGTAGTGTACTCCACTAGCCTTGATGAGTTGCATCAAGCGCATCGCTATGTGTTGGAAAATGATGTTGACGTTGATCCATATATCGA ggaACACATGACATTTCTGAATGAAAAATTTCCCAATAAAGCTAAGTCCAAAAAGTGGTTACAAGATGAGCACAACCGCGCGTTTGCTAACTGGTTACGTGACCGT GTTGGAAGTGGTTTTGGTCATTCCACCTGTCAAATATCAGAAAGATTAAAGTGGATAGCCTGTGGACCTAGCAATCAAGTGTTAAAGTACTCTAGCTATCTGATTGATGGGGTAACTTATCATACCAAAGAGTGTGATGATAGACGAGTTGTTCAAAACTCTGGAGTAAGCTTAATTGCAAAAACAATGCAAGTTGTCAGTGCAAAGGACAAACATCCAGTTGTGTCAGACATGATTTTCTTTGGAGTCATTCAAGAGATATGGGTACTCGATTACCACAAATATCAAGTTCCAATGTTTAAATGTAATTGGGTTGATAATAATAACGGTATTAAAGTTGATGATCTTGGTTTCATGTTGGTGAACTTGAAAAGAGTTGGATTCAAATCTGACTCTTTTATCTTAGCCAGTCAAGCAAAGCAGGTGTTTTATATTGAAGATCCTCAAGATCCTACATGGCATGTTGTACTTACTACTCCTACCAAGGAGTACATTGAATTCATATCTGAGGATGTGTTGGAAAACTCTGTAATTCATTATCAATCTTTTACTAGAGGATTTCTACCAATGGAACCATTGGATGTTGATGAAAAAGATGAAAATGAACCACCATGCATTCGTGAAGATTGTGATGGAACTTGGGTTGACAATGCATAA